The DNA sequence ACGGAATGGGCGGCTTATCCGGGCTGCCCGCCTTCCAGCAGCGTGCAGCGGCTCGATTCACGGCACTGGTGCCGTCCATCCCCCGTTCGAGCTTTCGCCTTTGGGTGGCGCTTCGGATGGTGTCCGCTCTGGCGCCTTGAAAACCCTCCTGCCGAGCCGAGCCGTGATGCGCTGGTCACAAGTCCAAGGACCAGCACGCGGGACGTACAGACGTAGAGGGGCCAGCAGCGCCATTGCTGGCGCTGCTCGCGGTTGGTGGTGGGGTTGCCCGGTCAGCACCGGGCGGTGGTCACGGCGGGGGCGTGGCGGGCGTCAGGTCAGCCAGCAGCGCACGAAACGCAGCGGCGGGCCGGTCGTCCCCGACAGGTCGCACCAGCACCCAGCCGGGCAGGCTTGGCACGTCTGCCACCAGCACCAGCAGGCGCTCGGGGTGGTCAGGGTCGTGGAAGGTGGCGGCGGTCATCCCTGCCCCCTCATGCCCAGCGCGTCAACGGCGGCGCGGGTGGTCGGTCGCATGAACCAGTCCGCAGGGTCGCCGGACTGACCGGGCTCGCCGGCCAGCTTTGCGCCGAAGTCAGCGAGCCAGCCAGCCACGGCCAGCAGCTCACCGACTCCGTGAACCGCGTCGGTGTCGGCCAGTTCGCGCAGCATGGCGCGGGCGGTTGCGATGTGCTGCGCCACATCGGCCAGCAGTTGACCGGCCACGGCCAGCCGCTCGGCATCGTCGGCAACATCGGGCAATGCCGCGGCGTCACCAGCCGCGTTCGGGCTGGTCTTGATGATGGTGTCCATGCTCAAGCCCTCCCGGTCGTCAGGCGGTCAGCGGCCACGGCCTCGAAGGCACGGGCGCGCAGTTCGGCGCGGCGGGTGGCATCACTGGCGGCCAGCTTGCGGCCGATGTGCAGCATGAAGGCGCGGTTGTAGAGGGGGAACGGTGCGGGCCGGGGGGCAGGTTGCACCGGCAGGCGCAGGACAGACCGGGGGGCGGTCGTGGGGGTGTTCATGGCGAAGGTTCCTAGCAGGTCTTGAACCTGCCTCCCCCGCTTCCAAACAGGGGTGGCAGACCGTGCGGGGTTGGAAGACCGGGCTAGGACCGGCAGGGCTTGCGCCCTCCCTGCACGGCCCGCCATAGACGAAACCATGCGCGCAGCACGTCAGGGACGTGAAAAAGCCGCTACCTGAGTGGCGCGGCTACTGCGCCTAGCTACCGGGCTTCCAAACCCGTGTCACCGATGTGCAGTGACGGCGCAATCGTACACGATCTGCGCTGACCAGCGCCAGCAGCGCGCCATGCTCCGGTTCGGGAGCATCCCGCCATGGTTCACCGTTGCGCATCCGTGGTTCACGGTTGGATTGGGGGTCAAGTCGTTGATTCTGCAGGGGGCAGGTGGCGTCGGTTGAAACGACACCCTTCAGCCGGCCACCCCTTCGGGTTACGTGGCGCGCCCTTCGCTGGTCCCGGCTGCTTCATGGGCTTGCACGGTACTTGTGTGTTTCTTTACTAGCGATAATTGAATGTTATCGCTAATTGACGGCACTTATCGGCGTTCTACCCTGTAACTCGCTGGCACCGCATCCCGTAACTCAGGGCAAATCTGCTGCCAGCAAATCTGCTGCCAGCGCCAGACCTTGCGGGGGGCTTTCTTTCAAATCTGGTGAGAACCCGGTTTCAGCCAGGAAGGCGGGCGCCCTTCGGTGAGGGTGCCCCGTGCAGTCAGACCCCGACCCGGATGCACGCACCCCCGATCTCGTCCACCACGCGCTGCACCAGCGCAACGACGCAAGCCGGCAACGCGCCAGCCGCTGCAAGCGCCCGAACCTGCGCCTCCAGACGCTCGGCAGCGCGCTCGGCCTTGACCAGATCGGCAACGCACGCCGCCATCCATTGAACTTCGATCGCTTCCATCTCACACCTTGTGGTCAAGTCATGCGGCACGACGCCGGCCGCTTCGGCACGCGCAAACCCTTGTTAGAACCTTGCCGGAACCTCAACAGCCTGCAGCGCCAGCACAGCATAAGGTGAACATTTCCGCGGCGCAATCTAAGCACATATTTAGCACACGTAAGCACACGTAAGCACACGATTAGAACAAGATCGAAGGCGATGGCGCAACTTTGCCGACCGAATGGCAGCATTCGGGGATGCGATATGAATTCACCCTCGACCACCTCGCCCGCGTCATCGCCGGCCCCCTGAGCGTCGTCTCAGACCTTCGGCGCGATGCTCTGCGGCAGCAGTGCGGCCGGGCGCAGCGGGTGGCCCAAGTAGACGCGCGCCTGCTCGGCTTCGGCCTTCAGCGCATCGACTCGCGCCTGATCTGCGGCGCGATCTGGTGTGGCGGCATCGGTCAGGCGGCCAATGTCACCCTCGTCGACGCCGGCCAGCCGAAGTTTGACCAGGCGGTCATCCAGCTTCGCCCGGTCGCGTGCCGTTTCTACCGCCAGCACCCGCTCTGCACTCGTCGCCTGCTCGATCAGATCGCGGGCAGCGGAATCGAACTTGAGCCGCACCGCACCGTCACGGGCCAGCTCGTCGCCCACGCGGCGCTGAAACTCTGCGACCACAGCCGGCAGCCCGGCCAGCCGCTCCAGTTCGGCCAGATCGCCGCCGACCAGCGCCAGCACGGCGCGCCGATCAAGCGCCTCCACGGCTCGCTGTAGCCCAGCCAGCGCGGTACCGGCAGCGCGGAGCGCATCAGGACTATCGACCCCAGCGCGCACGGCCTCCACGGCGACCCGATCAGGGAAGACGAACGCGATGCCCACCGGCTTGTTGCGGCGGCCGATCATGCCGCCCCCCCGACCAGCGCCACCGATCGCGCTATCGCTTCGGCCTGCTCGCGCATCATGTCGCTGGCGATGCGCTGCTCTTCGGCCGACAGGGCGTAGACCGCAGCACGGCCACCCGCCTCCGTCTCGATGCACCGATCCGCCTGGACGCGCCAGCCGCACAGCCGCAACTCCGTGATTCGGGCCGCCAGACGCCAGCCTCGCCCGGCAGCGAGCCATCGGCGCTGATCGAGCTTCGCGCCGGAAGCCAGTTCGGCAAGCGCAGTCCGGGCGCCAGTTCCTGTGCTCGGCAGGATGCGAAGGTCACGCATGATCGACCCCCTCGGTCGTGCCAGCAGCGAACCGCCGAATCGCGGCGGCAGGCCAGCGCAGGCGGCGGGTGCGCGGGATGTTTCGTGGCAGGCACTCGGCCGGCAGCACGCCGGTTCGGCGCCACTTCAGCAAAGTCCGTTTCGACACGCCGCACAGCTCTTCGACTTGCTCAGTCGTCAGCGCCTCATCCGGGCTTTCGGCCCCGGTTGCCGTTTCGGTTGAGTTCATGGGCCAATCGTCCGGCTTGCGCGCAGTGGCGCGTCGGTGCGTTTTCCGGCTTCACCGGCCAGCGCCTCAATGAACCGCATCGGATCGGCTTGGACGGCCACCTTGACCCCCGGCCATGCCTTCGTGGCGATCACCTGGTCACCGCGGCGCACCATCGTCGAAATGATCTTGCGGGCCAGAATGCGGCGCTGCGATCGGGTCAGGACGGCTGTCACGGCGCAGCGATCAGTGAACAACTCGACCATTGCGCGGCGCCGTCTCCAGCAGGCCAAGGCGCCGGGCGAAAGGCCGCGGGTCGATACGGATTGCAGCCACAACACCGGGCCATGCGGCGGACCTGGTAGCCGGGTCTGCGCGGCGCTGAAGCTCGCTGATGACGGCCTGTGCGAGTGCTGAAATGGTCACACTGCCCCCCCTTCGACATGGCCCATCCTGATTAGCAATGATTCTCAGCAAGGTGCCAACTGACGATCAGGCGTAGCGTAGAAGACAGACCAAGCGCAGGAGCGAGCACATGCCGATGAACCGAATCCAGTTCCAGCAGGGGATGTCGCTGCCAGAGTTCATGGCCAGCTTCGGCACGGAAGAGCAATGCGCCGAGGCGGTCAAGCAGGCGCGCTGGCCGCAGGGCTTCGAGTGCCCGCGCTGCGGCAGTGCGGCGCACTACGTGGTGGGCCACGGGGCGCGCAAGCTGTTCCAGTGCAACGGCTGCCGCCACCAGACATCGCTGACCGCGGGCAGCCTGTTCGCCAGCACCAAGCTGCCACTGAAGACGTGGTTCCTGGCGATCTACCTGCTCAGCCAGGCCAAGACGGGACTGTCGGCGCTGGCGCTCAAGCGGCAGGTGGGCGTGAGCTACCCGACGGCGTGGCTGATGCACCAGAAGATCATGCACGCGATGGCCGAGCGGGTGGACCAGTACCGACTCGACGGCACGGTGCAGCTCGACGATGCCTACCTTGGCGGAGAGCGCAGCGGCGGCAAGGCGGGCCGGGGTTCGGAGAACAAGGTGCCGTTCGTGGCGGCGGTCTCGGTCGATGACCAGGGGCATCCGCAGTACGTCAAGCTCGCGCCGGTGAGCGGCTTCACGCTGGAGGCGGTGGGCCAGTGGGCGCAGGCGGCGCTGATGCCGGGAACGCGGGTGGTCAGCGACGGGCTGGGGTGCTTCGCCGCGGTCACCAGCGCGGGCTGCCTGCACACGCCGATCGTGGTGGGCCAGCGCAAGCCGCGCGAGCTGCCCGAGTTCACCTGGGTCAACACGGTGCTGGGCAACCTGAAGACGACGTTGTCGGGTGCGTTCCATGCGTTCAAGTACCCCAAGTACGCCAGCAGCTATCTGGCAGCGTTCGCCTACCGCTTCAACCGCCGGTTCGACCTGCGCGGGCTGGTGGCTCGGCTCATCATCGATGTCGCGCGGTGCAAGCCTCGGGCTCAGCGGGTCGTTCGGGGGAATGCTGAGGATCGTTGCTAATCAGGTGGCCCATTGCGGGCGGTCTGGTGTGCGTTGGAGAACCCTTTGCCGGGGAGAACCCTACAGAGCATAGGGTTCCCGTTTTCACAGGGGTCTGTATAGGGCTGGTTTCGACCACTTCCAGCGCCTCGCCGACAGCCTCGAACCCTATAGGCTTTCGACCCATCAAGGCACGGTCGCGGCGGTCGGCTTCGGCGTGGGTCCGGGCACCTTTGCCCCGGCTGACCATGATGGACGTGAAGCTCTTCGCCGGCTTCGGTGCCGCGCTGGCGCTGGTCACGTCGAACCCTATGGATTCCGCGAACGGGCGCGGGTCACGTTCAATTGCGTCACGGATTGCCGGCCACATTGCCGACTTCATCGCCGGGTCACCGATGGCGCGCAGGTGCGCCAGCACGGCGGCGGCAGTACCAGCGCGGTTCCGTCCAGACAGCTTCGCGGCGCCACGCTTCAGGCCGAAACCCTGAGCCACAGCGGTATGGAATCCGGCTTGCAGCGCCCGCAGCTTGGCAGGGCCGCCCACAAGATCAGACCCCACCATGCGGCCATCCACCAGCGGCAGGCATAGGACATGAAGATGGGGCGCGGCTTCGTCGTGGTGCGCGTCGGCGGACAGCACCGGGCCGAAGGCTGTACTCGCCCACTCGATGCACCGGGAGAAGTACGCGGCATGGTCAACCCCTCCACCGTCAGGCGGCAGGCTGAAAACCGCTTCCACGGCCCGCACGGCATCCTTGCGCAGCTTGCCCACACCCGCGGCATCCATGAGGCCCTGCGCCAGCTCTGCGACGGCCTGGGGCGTGTCCGGGCCTTCCATGGTGACGTTCAGGGCGCAGCGGCTCGCGTCGATGCAGCCACCGGCTCCAAGCTCGGCGACGATGGCGCGACGGTTGTGCATCGCCGCAACCTTGACGATGCCGGCCCCGGTCAGCTTCTTGACGCGCAGGAAGGCGGCGGCGCTCATTCGACACTCTCGCCCAGCAGCTTGCGAATTTCGGCCACCGGCCACGCCAACCTGACCCCGATGCGAACCGGCCTTATTGGTCCGTTTTCTCGCATCGCCCACGCCCTGAGCGTTTGCTCCTTGCGCAGCAGGTGCGCAGCAGCCGTCGCGGTATCGACGTGCGATCGCGTCTCCAGTTCGATCGGGATGACTTTCACGCCATCGGCGGACGTCCAAGTCTTGAGGGGTGCGGCGTGCGCTGCGTCAACTTGAGGATGAGATTGGTTTTGCATGTGTCTGCCGCGTTGTTGTGCGGTGGACACGAACTATTTACCCCCGTTGATCGGCGCTTACCCCCATTTTTCCGGCGCACTTGTTGATAAGGAAATCAGGCGGCGGACACGCTCACCCCTTCACCACGCCATGCGCCAGTTCAGTCGGTGCGCGCTGCACGTTCAGCGGCATGTCCTTCAGCCGCTGCTCGGCGTGCCACAGGCTGTATTCGGCCTGCAGCGCCAGCCACAGCCGGGCGTCACCACCGCGATCCACCCCGAGCCACGCCTGAAGGCGGAGGGCCATGTCGGGCGAGATGGCGGCCCGGCCGTTCACCACCCGAGACAGCAACGCACGGGACACGTCCAACTGCTTCGCGGCTTCTGCGAGGCTCAGACCCAGCGCCGGCAGCACGTCATCCCGCAGCGTCAGGCCAGGGTGCGGCGGGTTGAACATGTGCCCCATCCCCACACCTCAAGCCGGCTGAACGCTCAGACGCAGGCCGACTGCGTGAAGCACTTTCTGCAGTGTCGCCAGCGTCGGGTTCCCGTTCTCGCCCAGCGAGCGGAACAGCGTCTTTTCGCCCAGCTCGGCGCGGCGGGCCACTTCTGCCATTCCGTGTGCCTTCGCCACCTGCCGCAGTGCCAGCGAGAAGGCTGCAGGGTCTTCCAACTCCATCACGGCGTCGATATAGGCGGCGGCCTCCTGCGGGTCGGTGAGGGCCTGCAGCAAGTCGTCTTCGTAGCTTTTGTCACGGGTGTTCATGGCTGACCTCGTTGCTTCCAGTCGTTCAGGTAGACCAAGGCTTGCCGGATGGCCGTGTCCTGGTCGCTCTTGTCGCTACCGCACAGCAGCAGCACCAGCACCGAACCTTGCCGACTCAGGTACACCCGGTAGCCGGGGCCGTGGTCGATGCGCAGTTCCTGCAAACCATCCCGCAGCGACTTGCAGTCGCCGAAGTTGCCCGCCTGCACCCGAGCAAGCCGGGCACGGATTCGGGCGCGGGCCTGGACATCGCGCAGGGACTTCATCCACTCGTTGAAGGGCGCGACATCGCCCGCCGTGGTGTAGGTTCTCAGTTCCATGATGGTGCTTTATAAGATACCACTATTCACATACAGTTCAATGTGCATCATCGGGAATGCACCACACGCAACGCGCCCGGTTCTCCGCTGACGCTCGGTTGCTCGATGCCGGCCTGTTCCAGCATCCACGCCTCTGCGCGGGTATGCCACATGCGCAGCAGGTCCAGCGATCGGCGGCGGTAGTGCTTCTCTGCCGTGGCGCTCGGCTTGTGCCCTTGGATCTGCGCCACGACGCCGGCAGGCATCTCGACCCACTCGCACAGCGTCCCGAACGAACGGCGCAGGCCATGAATCGACAGGTGAGGCAGGCCAGCAGCGGCCAGGGCACGCTCATGCCCGGTACGTGGTTCTTTCAGCCGGCCATCGGCGGCGGTCGGACTTGAGAACACCCATTCGTTCCGCCTGGGCAGTGCGGCCAGCAGGCGGGCCACGTAGGGCGTCAGCGGGATGACGCGAGCACCTTCCACCTTGTCGGCGATGGCGATGCTGCACCATCGAAAATCCACATTCTCCCAGCGCATCGCGGCCAATTCTTCGCGGCGTGCGCCGGTCAGGATGGCGGTCTGCAGATAGGCGGCGTGAACCGGGTTCGCCAGCTCGCGCACAGCCTTAAACCACAGGGGCAACTGCTCGCGCTGCAGACAGTCGCCCTCCCTCGCCTTCGAGGGCGGCACGGCCTCGCTGACGGCCTTCGAGCGGTAGGCGTCCGGGGCAATCAGGGC is a window from the Sphaerotilus montanus genome containing:
- a CDS encoding helix-turn-helix domain-containing protein, with the protein product MRDLRILPSTGTGARTALAELASGAKLDQRRWLAAGRGWRLAARITELRLCGWRVQADRCIETEAGGRAAVYALSAEEQRIASDMMREQAEAIARSVALVGGAA
- a CDS encoding helix-turn-helix domain-containing protein, which translates into the protein MNSTETATGAESPDEALTTEQVEELCGVSKRTLLKWRRTGVLPAECLPRNIPRTRRLRWPAAAIRRFAAGTTEGVDHA
- a CDS encoding IS1595 family transposase; the protein is MPMNRIQFQQGMSLPEFMASFGTEEQCAEAVKQARWPQGFECPRCGSAAHYVVGHGARKLFQCNGCRHQTSLTAGSLFASTKLPLKTWFLAIYLLSQAKTGLSALALKRQVGVSYPTAWLMHQKIMHAMAERVDQYRLDGTVQLDDAYLGGERSGGKAGRGSENKVPFVAAVSVDDQGHPQYVKLAPVSGFTLEAVGQWAQAALMPGTRVVSDGLGCFAAVTSAGCLHTPIVVGQRKPRELPEFTWVNTVLGNLKTTLSGAFHAFKYPKYASSYLAAFAYRFNRRFDLRGLVARLIIDVARCKPRAQRVVRGNAEDRC
- a CDS encoding plasmid recombination protein, producing MSAAAFLRVKKLTGAGIVKVAAMHNRRAIVAELGAGGCIDASRCALNVTMEGPDTPQAVAELAQGLMDAAGVGKLRKDAVRAVEAVFSLPPDGGGVDHAAYFSRCIEWASTAFGPVLSADAHHDEAAPHLHVLCLPLVDGRMVGSDLVGGPAKLRALQAGFHTAVAQGFGLKRGAAKLSGRNRAGTAAAVLAHLRAIGDPAMKSAMWPAIRDAIERDPRPFAESIGFDVTSASAAPKPAKSFTSIMVSRGKGARTHAEADRRDRALMGRKPIGFEAVGEALEVVETSPIQTPVKTGTLCSVGFSPAKGSPTHTRPPAMGHLISNDPQHSPERPAEPEACTARHR
- a CDS encoding HigA family addiction module antitoxin — its product is MGHMFNPPHPGLTLRDDVLPALGLSLAEAAKQLDVSRALLSRVVNGRAAISPDMALRLQAWLGVDRGGDARLWLALQAEYSLWHAEQRLKDMPLNVQRAPTELAHGVVKG
- a CDS encoding addiction module antidote protein, whose amino-acid sequence is MNTRDKSYEDDLLQALTDPQEAAAYIDAVMELEDPAAFSLALRQVAKAHGMAEVARRAELGEKTLFRSLGENGNPTLATLQKVLHAVGLRLSVQPA
- a CDS encoding type II toxin-antitoxin system RelE/ParE family toxin; this encodes MELRTYTTAGDVAPFNEWMKSLRDVQARARIRARLARVQAGNFGDCKSLRDGLQELRIDHGPGYRVYLSRQGSVLVLLLCGSDKSDQDTAIRQALVYLNDWKQRGQP